The window GGCCCGCAGCTCGCGCTTGAGGACCTTGCCGTTGGGGTTGCGGGGCAGCTCGTCGACGAAGTGCACCCCGCGCGGCTTCTTGTACGAGGCGATCCGAGACTTGGTGAAGTCGATGAGCTCCTGCTCGGTTGGGCGCACGACGCCCTTGCGCAGGACGACCATGGCGGTGACGGCCTCGCCCCACACCTCGTGCGGCACACCGATGACCGCGGCCTCGGAGACCGCGGGGTGCTCGGCCAGCGCGGACTCGACCTCGGCGGGATACACGTTCTCGCCGCCGCTGACGATCATGTCCTTGATCCGGTCGGTGAGGAACAGGTAGCCGTCCGCGTCGAGGAATCCGCCGTCCCCGGTACGGAGCAGGCCGTCGGCGTCGTACAGAGCCGCGGTCTCCTCGGGACGGTTCCAGTAGCCGGGGGTGTTGTGCCGGGAACGGATACGGATCTCGCCGGGGGTCCCGGCCGGGACCGGTCTGCCGGTGACAGTGTCCGCGATCACCACATCCACCCCGCGGCGCGGCCTGCCCACGGACTTCAGCAGGTACTGCCTGGGTCCGTCGGCCTCGTGGTCCTCCGGCGGCAGTTGGGTGACCGTGCCGCCGCCCTCGGTGAGGCCGTACTTGCCCATGAAGTGGCAGGAGAAGAGGGACATCGAGCGGCGCAGCAGCGCCGGGGTGATGGGCGCGGAGCCGTAGGTGATGAGCGCGAGGCGGGAGAAGTCGCGCTTCTCGATCCCCGGCAGCTCCGTGAGCATGTGCAGCACCGAAGGGACGAGGAAGGCGTGCGTGACACCCTCGCGCTCGATGGTCTCGGCCGCGGTGTCAGGCGTGAAGTCCGGGAACATCAGGCTGTTGGCCCCGGCGGTGAGCGCCACGCGCAGCCAGCCCAGGCCCCCGATGTGGAACATCGGCAGGGCATTCAGCGCCACCGACCCGGCCTCCCAGAGGTACTCCTCCAGCTCCGTCGTGTCGGCGTAGAAGTTGCCGTGGGTGAGCAGGACGCCCTTGGGCACGCCGGTGGTGCCGGAGGTGTAGATCTGCAGGAACACCTCGTCGGCGTCGGCGTCCGTGCCCCGCCCCGGGTCGTCGTCGGGGTGGGCGGCGAGCCAGTTCTCGTATGCGGGTACGGCATCGTCGGCGGACGGGCCGATGACGACCAGCCGCACGTCCGGCATGGCCGCGCGCACGGCGTCGGCCGCGGTACGGAACTCGGGCTCGGCGAGCAGGAACGTCAGCTCGGCGTCCTGGGCAACGGCGGTCAACTCGGGCACGGCGAGGCGCCAGTTGAGAGGCACCGTCACCAGACCGGCCTTGGCCGCGCCGACCAGGATCTCGCCCGCCGCGTTGCGGGTGCGGGCGAGGAAGCCGATCCGGGACCCGGCGGGGGCGGCGGCGAGGAGCGCGCGGGCGATCCGGTTGCTACGGGAGTCCAGCTCGGCGTAGCGGACGGTGCTGCCCTCCGAGGTGAGCGCGGCGAAGGAGCCGCGCTCACGTGCGTGCAGGCGGATGGCCTCGGGCAGGTGCAGACCCATGACGGGGTCCCTCCATCGTCATTGGCAGAGGATGCGGCAGTACGGGGTGGACAGGGCCCGACCGGACCCGGCTCGGGCGTCAGCCCTTCGGGCCGCCCGCGACATAGAGGACCTGGCCGGAGACGAAGCCGGCCTCCTCGCGTGCGAAGTACGAGACCGCCTGGGCGATGTCCTCGGGGACGCCGACCCGGCGGACGGGGATGCTGGTGGCGTAGCGCCCGGTGAACTCCTCGAAGGTGATCCCCATCCGCCCGGCGGTGGCCGCGGTCATCTCGGTGGCGATGAAGCCGGGTGCCACGCAGTTGGAGGTGACGCCGAACGGGCCGAGTTCGATCGCCAGAGTCTTCGTGAGAGCCTGCAGGCCGGCCTTGGCGGAGGAGTAGTTGGACTGGCCCCGGTTGCCGAGGGCGGCGGCGGAGGACATGTTGATGATCCGTCCCCACCTGGCGTCGACCATGTGCTTCTGGCAGGCCTTGGCCATCAGGAACGCGCCGCGTAGGTGGACGCCGATGACGGCGTCGAACTCCTGCGGGGTCATCTTGAAGACGAGGTTGTCGCGGATGATGCCGGCGTTGTTCACCAGCACGGCGGGGGCACCGAGTTCGGCCACGACCTCGGCGACGCCGGCCTCGACCTGCTCGGGGTCCGAGACATCGCAGCCGACGGCGAGTGCACGGCCGCCGCCCTTCTCGATGATCTCGACGGTGCTCGCGCAAGCCGCCTCGTCCAGATCGAAGACGGCGACGGCGAAGCCGTCGCGGGCCAGGCGGGCGGCGGTCGCCGCACCGATGCCCCGTGCGGCGCCGGTGACGACGGCGACCTTCTGGGCCGGGTCGGTTTCGGACACAGTTGGCTCCCTGTGGACAGCAGCGGTGGGTGGTGGTCTACTTCGGGGCCATGCGGATGGCGCCGTCGAGACGGATCGTCTCGCCGTTGAGCATGGGGTTCTCGATGATCGAGGTCGCCAGCTGCGCGTACTCGGACGGGTCACCGAGGCGCGAGGGGTGCGGCACCTGGGCGCCGAGCGCGTCGAGTGCCTCCTGCGGTTTGCGGTTCAGGAGCGGGGTGGAGAACAGGCCCGGGGCGATGGTCATCACGCGGATCCTGGCGGCGGCCAGGTCGCGGGCGATCGGCAGGGTCATGCCGACGATGCCGCCCTTGGAGGCGGAGTAGGCGCACTGGCCGATCTGGCCCTCGAAAGCCGCGGCGGAGGCGGTGTTGATGATGACGCCGCGCTCGCCGTCGACCTCCTCGGTCCTGGACATCTCGGCGGCCGCGAGGCGCAGCACGTTGAAGGTGCCGATCAGGTTGACGCCGACGACGAACTCGAAGTCCTTGAGCGCGTAGGGCGTGCCGTCGCGGTTGACCGTGCGACCGCCCTTGCCGAGGCCCGCGCAGTTGACCGTGATGCGCAGTGGCGCCCGGTCGGCGGCGGTGGCGACGGCGCAGGCGGCGTCCTCGGCGCTCCGGACGTCACCGGCGACGAAGTGTGCTCGCTCGCCGAGTTCCTTGGCGACCTGCTCGCCGGCCGAGGTGGGAAGGTCGAGCAGGACGACGTGTGCGCCCCGCTCGAGCAGGCGCTTTGCGGTGGCGAGGCCGAGGCCCGATGCGCCACCGGTGATGACGGCGGAGACTCCGTTGATCTGCATGGTGGGGGGTTCCGTTCTCGAATCTCAGAGGCCGATGGATTTGGCGATGATGGTCTTCATGACCTCGCTGGTGCCGCCGTAGATCCGCATGACGCGGGTGTCGGCGTACAGGCGGGCGATCGGGTACTCGAGCATGTAGCCGTAACCTCCGTGCAGCTGGAGGCACTTGTCGATGACGCGGCCGGCGGTCTCGGTGCAGAGGAGCTTCGCCATGGCGGCGTAGTCCGCGGACAACTCGCCCTGCGCGTCGCGCTCCAGCGCCTCGTACGCCATGAGCCGGGCCGCCTCGACCTCGGTGGCGCACTCGGCGAGCACGAACTTGGTGTTCTGGAAGGACGCCACAGATTTACCGAAGACCGTACGGTCCTGGGTGTACTCCTTGGCGAAGCGCACGGCGGCGTCGGCCGCGGCGGCGGCCTGGACGGCGATGACGAGGCGCTCGCGCGCGAGGTTGCGGCCCAGGTGGAAGAAGCCCTCGCCCTCCTCGCCGAGGACGTTCTCGACCGGCACCTTGACGTCGGTGAAGGACAGCTCAGCGGTGTCGGAGGCGTGCAGGCCGATCTTGTGCAGGCTGCGGCCGACCGCGAAGCCCTCGCTCCTGGTGTCCACGACAAGGATCGTCAGTCCCTTGCGGCGGTTGTCCGCCGGGGCGGGCGACGTACGGCAGACCACCAGGACCAGGTCGCACCGGGTACCGCCGGTGATGAAGGTCTTGGCTCCGTTGAGGACGTAGTGCGTGCCGTCCTCGGACAGCACGGCCGTCGTCCGGATGCCGGCCAGGTCCGAGCCGGTGCCGGGCTCGGTCATCGCGATCGACAGCATGATGTCGCCCGAGGCGCAGCCCGGTACCCAGCGTTGCTTCTGCTCCTCGGTACCGAAGTGCAGGAGGTACGGCAGGATGATGTTGGCGTGCGTCATGGCGGTGCCGACGGTGGCCCCGGCCCGGGCGACTTCCTCCGCGAACACGGCGCCGAAGTGGTGGCCGGTCCCGGCGCCGCCGCCGTACTCCTCGGGCACCTCGATGCCGAGGATGCCGAGCTCTCCGAGCTTGCGGTAGAAGTCGCGCGGGACGGCCTTGGCCGCCACCCAGTCCTGCAGTTGCGGGACCGCTTCCTTCGCCAGGAACTCCCGCACCACCACCCGGAAGGCCTCGTGCTCCTCGTTGAATACCGTGCGCGGCATGCCTGCCTCATTCCAGATCATGGGTTAGCCGGTTTTCACTTTCAGGCCCCACAAGGCCCACTGTCAAGGGATTTTTCTTATTGGACTCTGAGGTTAGCTTGGAATAACTTAATGTCACCCGTCTCCCCGTTACCAGGAGCAGCCCATGCGTGACGCAGTGATCGTGGATGCCGTTCGAACCCCTGTCGGCAAGCGCGGCGGTTCCCTCTCCGGTATCCACGCCGTCGATCTCTCCGCCCATGTCCTGACCGCCCTCGCCGAGCGCAACGGTCTCGACCCCGGCACCGTCGACGACGTCGTCTGGGGCACCGTCTCCCAGGTCGGCGAGCAGGCCGGTGTCGTCGGCCGTTTCGCGGCCCTCGCGGCCGGCTGGCCCGAGTCCGTACCCGGCGTCTCCGTCTCGCGCGCCTGCGGCTCCTCCCAGCAGTCCGTGCACTTCGCCGCCGGTCTGGTCACCGCCGGCCAGTACGACATCGCCGTCGCCGGCGGCGTCGAGTCGATGAGCCGCGTGCCGATGGGCTCGGCCCGCAGCGTCCCGACGGCCGGCAAGGCGTACGGCCCCCTGGTCCTGAACCGCTACTTCCCCGGCGGCGAGGGCGAGTTCGACCAAGGCGTCGGTGCCGAGCTGATAGCCGAGCAGTACGGCCTGAGCCGCACGCAACTCGATCAGCACGCCCTGGACTCGCACGAGCGCGCCGCCCGCGCGATCGACGAGGGGCGCTTCAACTCCCAGATCACACCCGTCACGGTCACCGACCCAGACGGCACCACGCGCGTCTTCGACACCGACGAGGGCGTGCGGCGCGGCTCCACCCTGGAGAAGCTCGCCGGCCTGAAGACGCCCTTCAAGCAGGACGGCGTGGTGAGCGCCGGGAACTCCTCACAGATCTCCGACGGCGCCGCCGCGCTGCTCATCACCACCGGTGAGATCGCGCAGCGGAACGGCTGGACCCCGATCGCCCGCGTGCACACCGCCGTTCTCGCCGGGGCCGACCCGGTCACCATGGCCCTCGGTCCCGCCCCGGCCACCGCCAAGGCGCTCAAGCGCTCCGGCCTGTCGATCGGCGACATCGGCGCCTTCGAGATCAACGAGGCGTTCGCCCCGGTCACCCTGGCCTGGCTCAAGGAGACCGGCGCCGATCACGAGCTGATGAACCCGCTCGGCGGCGCCATGGCGATCGGCCACCCGCTCGGCGGCTCGGGCGCGCGCCTGATGACCACGCTGGTCCACCACATGCGCGACAACAACATCCGCTACGGCCTGCAGGCCATGTGCGAGGCCGGCGGCATGGCCAACGCGACGATCCTCGAACTCCTCTGAAGCAGAGTCTCGTTCAAGTGGGGGTGCCGCCCGTGGGCGGCACCCCCACTCGCACTCTTGAGGAGCCTGCCGGTGGGCGTGAATGGGCGAGGGCGAGCGCCCTCACCGGGTGAAGGTAAGAAGACGAGCGGGCGCACGTCTCCACATGAGTCGACGCTCTGCAGGACGTCAAGCAGCACCGTGTCAGGCAGTCTCGGTCGCCGGGGGCTGCGCTGGAAGAGGCTGTTCGGCCCACACGGTTTTGCCGCCGGTGTCGGAGGTGTTGCGGACGCCCCAGTCCTCGCTGAGTTGCGCGGAGATGAACAGGCCTCGGCCGCCCTCGTCCACCGTGCGGGCGTGACGAACATGTGGTGCGGAGGGGCTGCTGTCGTGCACCTCGCACGTCAGGGTGCGGCCTTTGATCAGACGCAGTTGCACGGGTGGAGCACCGTAACGGATCGCGTTGGTCACCAGCTCGCTGACGATCAATTCGGTTGTGTACGCGGTCTCGTCGTCGACCCCCCACGTGGCGAGTCGGCGTCGCGTGCGTGCCCGAGCCTGACCCACGGATTCTGGCTGGTTGTCCAAGTCCCAGCTGGCGACCTGGTCGGCGGGGAAGACGCCGGTGCGGGCAAGGAGGAGGACCGCATCGCCGGTGGCGGGGGCGTTGCCCAGCCGGTTGACGGCGTCGTCGCAGATGTCCTGCAGGGCCCCCGGCCGGGGGCCAACAGCAGCCGGAGGGGGCCCAGGTCGGCCGGCCCGTTGGACGAAAGTGCGGACACGAGCGCGGTGGTGCAGAAAGCAAGGACGCTCCCCTCGGGTGTCCGACGTCAGTGTGTGAAGACAGAGTTGGACACCCGCGTCTCCTTGACGCCCGGCCACAGTACGACGAAGGCGGCCAGTACCTCACCCACGCTCCGGCTCGGAGCATCGATGACCCACTTCGTGCCATCCGCCGGAGAGCCGGCGGCCAGGGGCCTCAGGGCCTCCACAGCTCCCGCCGGCCAGAATTTTGCACACCACGCAAAATTGCATAGCATGCACCTTCATGAGCGCCGACGACATGCCACTCGGGCTGCGCGAACGTAAGAAGCGTGCGACACGTGACGCCCTCGCGGACGTGGCGCTGCGCATGGCCGCGGATCGCGGAATCGAGAACGTGACCGTGGAAGCGGTCACCGATGCGGTCGGCGTCTCTGCGCGCACCTTCTTCAACTACTTCCCGTGCCTGGAAGACGCGGTCACCCGACCCGACCCCGACACCGCCGAGCGGGCCCGTCGGGCCGTACTCAACGCGCCGAAGGAACTCTCGGCGCTCCATGCTCTGCGCGAGGCGATCGGCCAGGAACTCGCCCATATCGAGGAGGATCACGAACGCTGGGAACTCCAGACGGCCGCGCTCAGGAAGAGTCCTTCGCTGCTGCCCGGATTCCTGGCCGCCCAGGGCGCGGACGAACGCGCACTGGTCGCTGTCGTGGCCGAGCGCCTCGGCCAGGATCCCGAGTCCGATCTTCACCCCCGGCTTCTCACGCACGTGACGATCGCTGCCGTGCGCGCCGCCGTCGAGCTCTGGGTGGCCTCCGGCCGTACCCGCACGTTCCAGAGCATCTACAGCGAGGCGTTCGCCTCGCTGGCCGCCGGTCTGAGCGACTGAAGCACATCCGAACCCCCCACCGGGGGCCCTTCACCAGAGAATGAGGAACGTCAACCGATGACCGCTGCCGTCACACCCGAAACCGGTACCGCCGGTGCGCCCGAGGGGGCTGCACCGGCCATGACGCGTCGTCACATACTCCAGGCCATGTCGGGCCTGATGGCCGGCATGTTCGTGGCCATCCTGGCCTCCACCGTGGTCTCCAACGCCCTTCCCAGGATCATTGCCGATCTGCACGGCAGCCAGTCCTCGTACACCTGGGTGGTCACCGCCGAGCTCCTGGCGATGACGGCGACCGTCCCGATCTGGGGCAAGCTGTCAGACCTCTACGACAAGAAGCTGCTCATCCAGCTCTCGCTCTCGATGTTCATCGTCGGCTCGCTCGTCGCCGGCTTCTCGCACAGCGTCGGCCTGCTCATCGTGAGCCGTGTGGTGCAGGGCATCGGCGCGGGCGGTCTCACCGCGCTCGCCCAGGTCGTGATGGCGGCGGTCATTCCACCGCGTGAACTCGGCCGCTATTCCGGCATCTTCGGCGCCGTCTTCGCCGTCGGCACCGTCGCGGGACCGCTCATCGGCGGCGTGCTCGTGGACACCTCCTGGCTGGGGTGGCGCTGGTGCTTCTTCATCGGTGTGCCGTTCGCCCTGCTCGCGATCGTGCTGCTCCAGCTGACCCTGAAGCTGCCCACGGTCCGCAGGGAGGTGAAGATCGACTATCTCGGTGCCGTCCTCATCATGAGCGGGGTCAGCTCACTGCTGCTGTGGGTGACCCTCGCAGGCAACCGGTTCGACTGGGCGTCGTGGCAGACCGCCGCTCTGGTCTCCGCCGGTGTGGTCCTGCTGGCCACAGCGGTCCTGGTCGAATCCAGGGTCCAGGAACCGATCATCCCGCTGGACATCTTCCGTAACCGGACCGTCGCACTGACGACGGTGGCGAGCCTGCTGGTCGGCGTGGCCATGTTCGGCGGCACGGTGTTCCTCTCCCAGTACTTCCAGATCTCGCTCGGCAAGTCGCCGACCATCGCAGGTCTGATGAGCCTGCCGATGATCCTCGGTCTGATGCTCTCCACGACCGTCGCCGGGCAGATCATCTCCGCCCGGGGCAAGTGGAAGGGCTTCCTGATCGCGGGCGGCATCATCATGACCGCGGGCATGGGCCTGCTGGCCACGATCAGCGCGGACTCCTCGTTCGGGCTGCTCAGCATCTACATGGTCGTACTGGGCGTCGGCGTCGGCATGCTGATGCAGAACCTGGTGCTGGCAGCTCAGAACGACGTACCCGCGTCGGAGCTCGGCGCAGCGACCTCGGTGCTCTCGTTCTTCCGCAGCCTCGGTGGGGCGATCGGCACGAGCGCGCTGGGCGCCGTGCTCAGCCACCGGGTGGCGAGCGAGATGGAGAAGGGCTTCGGCGGGGCGGCGGACAACGGGGGCGCCGGGCACGGGGTCCCCGACCTCGCCGCCCTTCCCGAATCGGCCCGGCAGGTGGTCGAGCATGCGTACGGGGTCGCGACCGCGGATGTCTTCCTGATCGGAGCCCCCTTCGCGTTTCTCGCGCTGATCGCGGTGCTGTTCATCAAGGAGAAGCCGCTCAAGACGCAGAGCGGCATGGAACGGCTCGCGGAGGAGAACGCCGCCGCGGCAAAGGCGCCGGCTGCCCCGGCGCACTGAGCGCGCCACAGCGACAGGTACACCGAGTTCGAGGCGAAGCGCCGCCGTGCCCGGACAGAATCTGCGGACACGCACGATGCGTCCGCGTGAGGACGTCGCGCGCGGCGGCCAGGCTCCTTCTCGCCCAGGGGTACGAACGGACCAGATGCCCCGAACCGACGACGCGTTCAGCCTGAACACGCCATCGCAGTGCTTGCTTGAACGGGAGCCGCCTCCGAGCCGTACATGATGGGTGGCGGAACGCGGCCTCCCAACCTGGTCCGCCGTGCCACCACTTGGCTTCGCACGGAAGGATCTTCGGGTGTCGCACGCTGACCGCGCTCCGGTCCCGCCCCATACGGACAGCGCAAGCACGGAGGAGGACCTGACACGGGACGGTTCTCCGGAGCACGTCCCGGACTGTGACGCCGCGGGTCCGGACGGCGCCGCACGCGACGACCCTGGCGAGGCCGTCGTCCGCGGCCCGCGGGAAAGGCGCCCGGCCGTGGTGCGGAGCGTGGCGTGGGTGACCACGGCCCTGGCCACCGCGCTCGTGCTCTTCGCTCTACTCCTGCCGAACCAGGTCAGCCGACTCACGCCCGGCACGTTCGCCCGCATTCCGGTGGAGGCGATCCTCGGCGTCGCCGTACTGCTCGTCCTGCCGCCAAAGGCGAGGCGGGTGATGGCGGTGTTCGCGGGGGTGGGCCTCGGCCTGCTGACCATCCTGAAGTTCCTCGACATGGGTTTCTACGCGAGTCTCGACCGGCCATTCGATCCGGTACTCGACTGGATCCTGCTCGACGACGCGGAAGCCTTCCTCAAGGACTCGGTCGGCCGGGCCGACGCGATCGGTGCGCTGATCGGGATCGTGGCCCTCGCTCTCGCCTTGCTCGCCTTCATGACGCTGGCTGTGGTCCGGCTGAGCCGCCTCCTGGTCCGGCACAGCGCCGTGGCGACCCGTACCACCTTGGTGCTCGGGACCGCATGGATCACCTTCATGGCGCTCGGCACGCAGATCGCCGGCGTGCCGGTCGCTTCCAGGAACACGGCCACCCTCGTCGAGGACCGTGCCGGCTCGGTGCGTGCAGGCCTCAAGGACGAGCGGGAGTTCGAAAAGGAGTCTGCCGTCGATGCCTTCGGCGACACCCCGGCCGACCAACTGCTGACCGGGCTGCGCGGCAAGGACGTCATCTTCACCTTCATCGAAAGCTACGGGCGCTCCGCAGTCGAGGACCCGGCGATGGCGTCGCAGGTCGACGCGGTGCTCGCGGACGGGACCAGTCGGCTGAGTGCGGCCGGATTCTCCTCGCGAAGCGGCTGGCTCACCTCCCCCACGACGGGCGCCGGTAGCTGGCTTGCCCACACCACCTTCATGTCAGGCCTGTGGGTCGACAATCAGCAGCGCTATCGCAGCGTCACCTCGAGCGACCGGCTGACCCTCACCGGCGCCTTCCGGCGCGCCGACGCCTGGCGGACGGTCGGCATCATGCCGGGGGTCACCCGGGCCTGGCCGGAGGGGAAATTCTTCGGCCTCGACAACATCCACGACTCCCGGCAGCTCGGGTACAAGGGCCCGAAGTTCAGCTGGACGCCCGTACCCGACCAGTACAGTCTGTCCGCCTTCGAACGCCTGGAGCACGGCAAGCCGGGCCGTGACCCATTGATGGCGGAGATCATTCTCGCCTCCAGTCACAATCCCTGGGCACCCATACCCAGGATGATCGGCTGGAACGAGGTCGGTGACGGCTCGGTGTACGACGCCATGAAGAAGGCCGGCAAGGACCCCAAAGAAGTGTGGCGGGACCCCGCCCAGGTGCGAACCGAGTACCGGCGTGCCATTGAATACTCGTTGCACAGTCTCATCTCCTACGTGGAGAAGTACGGCGACGACAACACCGTGCTCGTCTTCCTCGGCGACCATCAGCCGGTGACGACCGTCACCGACGGCAAGTTCGGCCGGGACGTACCGGTCGCGATCGTCGCCCGCGATCCGGCCGTGCTGGACCGTATTTCCGGCTGGGGCTGGCAGGACGGTCTGAAACCCGGCCCGTCCGCTCCGGTCTGGAGGATGGACACCTTCCGCGACCGCTTCCTGACCGCCTTCGGTCCGCAGTCGGGCCCCAACTCGTCCCCGCCGACCCGGTGACCAGAGGCATCAGCAGTTGACCAGGTGGAGCCATGATGTCGCGTCGACCCGCCACAGCACAGTCGACGTCACTCAGGATGTGCGACAGAAGGAGCGGAAGGTTCGCGCACTGATGCGGCGGGCAGTGACGCGGCAGGCCGCTCGAGCAGGCGAAGGGCTGCGGAGACACCGGCGGTGGCTGTTCGCACTCGTCGTGGTCGTGCTCCTCGCCGAGATGGCGTTCGCGATGGTCACGACGGCCGTGAAGCAGACCCCGACCATCGACGAGCCCGTGTACGTGGGCACGGCGGTGGTCTACCTGCAGCAGCACAGCCTGCGGTACAACCCTGAGCATCCGCCGCTGGGGAAGCTGCTCATCGCGTCAGGGACGGCCTTCGCCGATCCGCACCTCGACCGCGCCTTCGTCGGCGATCAGACGGAGCTCGGACGGCACCTCCTGTACGAATCGGGCAATGATCCGTGGCGTCTGATGCTGTGGGCGCGATTGCCGGTGATCGTGCTGACGCTACTGTTCGGGCTGGTCGTCCTCGCGTTCGCCCGTGACCTCGCCGGTCCCGTGGGCGGGTTGGTGGCGCTCGGTCTGTACGCGTTCTCGCCCGACATCATCGCGCACGGGTCGCTGGCCACACTTGACGTACCGGCGGCCGGCTTCCTGCTGACGTCGGTCTGGTTGCTGTGGCGGGCGCGGCGGCGGCCTCGCCGCTGCCTCCCGCTCGCCGGAGGGGCGCTGGGCGCGGCCGTGGCCACGAAGATGAGCGTGTTGCCCGCGGTTCCGGTGCTGTTGCTCCTCGTCGTCCTGTCGGTCTGCCACGCCCGCCGGACGCACAACCTCGGCCCCCGCGGGCGGATGCGGCTTCTCCTGCTCGGCGTGGCGGCCGCATCGGTCGTGGCGCTGGTCTCGATCGCCGTGGTGTGGGCCACCTACCTCGCCGTCGACCCGCAGTTGCGATGGGCCGGTCCCGAGACCCTGCCGGTCACCCACGGGCTGCGCGCGCTGGTCGTCGACCGGCTCCCGTTCCCGGAGCCGTACCGGGACGGTATGCGCATCCAGTTCGGCTTCGAGAACATGGCGTGGGGCGGCTTCCTGTTCGGCCGCCACTACCACGGTTCGCTGTGGTACTACCTGCCGACCGCGCTCCTGATCAAAACGCCGCTGGGCATGCTCGCGCTGTGGCTGACCGGAGTCGTCGCCACCGTGACGGTGCCCCGGCTGCGGTCCGCGGCACCGTACGTACTGGTCCCCACGGTGGTTCTGCTGGCCGCGGCCATGTCCGGGTCCCGCGATCTCGGCGTCCGGTACGCCCTCTTCATGCCGATGTTCCTGGCAGTCGCCGCGGCGGGCGTGGCCGTCTTCCGGCGGCGGGCGGCGCACATCGCGTCCGCGGCGCTGATCCTGTGCGTCGTGGTGAGCTCGCTGCGGACGTACCCGTACTACCTGCCGTACTCCAACGAGGCGTTCGGCGGCCCGGCCAGGACTCACCTGCGCCTGCACGACTCGAACGTCGATTGGGGTCAGGACCTGGGCCGGTTGGCCACCCGTCTGCGGCAGCGGTACCCGGACGAGAAGATCTGGCTCGTCTACAAAGGCAGCGGCGTGCCCTCCTTCTACGGCATCGACGCGTCCGACCCGCGCAAGGTCCCCCCGAGCGAGGTTCACGGCCTCCTCGTCGTGTCGGACTCCTCGATCGCAAAGGCCGATGACCGACTGGCGACGCTGATCAACACCAGCGCGCGCATCGACGAGGTGGGCCACTCGATCACGATCTACCGCCGGGCAACGCGCGTGCCCGGAGCCCTCGAGGCGAAGCGGTCCCAGCGCGAGTAGGTACCTGACAACCGTTCCACGACGTGACCGGGCGAGGCAGCGATCATGCGTTTTCGAGCATCGTCTCCCGGACCTCGCCGGCGTTCTCGCGGGACCTGACGCACCACAGCCACCCGATGTCACGCGCGAAGGACCAGACGAGCAGCACCAGCGCCCCGAGGACTGCTGCATACGAGGGCAGGCG is drawn from Streptomyces sp. NBC_01717 and contains these coding sequences:
- a CDS encoding AMP-binding protein; this translates as MGLHLPEAIRLHARERGSFAALTSEGSTVRYAELDSRSNRIARALLAAAPAGSRIGFLARTRNAAGEILVGAAKAGLVTVPLNWRLAVPELTAVAQDAELTFLLAEPEFRTAADAVRAAMPDVRLVVIGPSADDAVPAYENWLAAHPDDDPGRGTDADADEVFLQIYTSGTTGVPKGVLLTHGNFYADTTELEEYLWEAGSVALNALPMFHIGGLGWLRVALTAGANSLMFPDFTPDTAAETIEREGVTHAFLVPSVLHMLTELPGIEKRDFSRLALITYGSAPITPALLRRSMSLFSCHFMGKYGLTEGGGTVTQLPPEDHEADGPRQYLLKSVGRPRRGVDVVIADTVTGRPVPAGTPGEIRIRSRHNTPGYWNRPEETAALYDADGLLRTGDGGFLDADGYLFLTDRIKDMIVSGGENVYPAEVESALAEHPAVSEAAVIGVPHEVWGEAVTAMVVLRKGVVRPTEQELIDFTKSRIASYKKPRGVHFVDELPRNPNGKVLKRELRAGIK
- the fabG gene encoding 3-oxoacyl-ACP reductase FabG; its protein translation is MSETDPAQKVAVVTGAARGIGAATAARLARDGFAVAVFDLDEAACASTVEIIEKGGGRALAVGCDVSDPEQVEAGVAEVVAELGAPAVLVNNAGIIRDNLVFKMTPQEFDAVIGVHLRGAFLMAKACQKHMVDARWGRIINMSSAAALGNRGQSNYSSAKAGLQALTKTLAIELGPFGVTSNCVAPGFIATEMTAATAGRMGITFEEFTGRYATSIPVRRVGVPEDIAQAVSYFAREEAGFVSGQVLYVAGGPKG
- a CDS encoding SDR family NAD(P)-dependent oxidoreductase; translation: MQINGVSAVITGGASGLGLATAKRLLERGAHVVLLDLPTSAGEQVAKELGERAHFVAGDVRSAEDAACAVATAADRAPLRITVNCAGLGKGGRTVNRDGTPYALKDFEFVVGVNLIGTFNVLRLAAAEMSRTEEVDGERGVIINTASAAAFEGQIGQCAYSASKGGIVGMTLPIARDLAAARIRVMTIAPGLFSTPLLNRKPQEALDALGAQVPHPSRLGDPSEYAQLATSIIENPMLNGETIRLDGAIRMAPK
- a CDS encoding acyl-CoA dehydrogenase family protein, translating into MPRTVFNEEHEAFRVVVREFLAKEAVPQLQDWVAAKAVPRDFYRKLGELGILGIEVPEEYGGGAGTGHHFGAVFAEEVARAGATVGTAMTHANIILPYLLHFGTEEQKQRWVPGCASGDIMLSIAMTEPGTGSDLAGIRTTAVLSEDGTHYVLNGAKTFITGGTRCDLVLVVCRTSPAPADNRRKGLTILVVDTRSEGFAVGRSLHKIGLHASDTAELSFTDVKVPVENVLGEEGEGFFHLGRNLARERLVIAVQAAAAADAAVRFAKEYTQDRTVFGKSVASFQNTKFVLAECATEVEAARLMAYEALERDAQGELSADYAAMAKLLCTETAGRVIDKCLQLHGGYGYMLEYPIARLYADTRVMRIYGGTSEVMKTIIAKSIGL
- a CDS encoding thiolase family protein; protein product: MRDAVIVDAVRTPVGKRGGSLSGIHAVDLSAHVLTALAERNGLDPGTVDDVVWGTVSQVGEQAGVVGRFAALAAGWPESVPGVSVSRACGSSQQSVHFAAGLVTAGQYDIAVAGGVESMSRVPMGSARSVPTAGKAYGPLVLNRYFPGGEGEFDQGVGAELIAEQYGLSRTQLDQHALDSHERAARAIDEGRFNSQITPVTVTDPDGTTRVFDTDEGVRRGSTLEKLAGLKTPFKQDGVVSAGNSSQISDGAAALLITTGEIAQRNGWTPIARVHTAVLAGADPVTMALGPAPATAKALKRSGLSIGDIGAFEINEAFAPVTLAWLKETGADHELMNPLGGAMAIGHPLGGSGARLMTTLVHHMRDNNIRYGLQAMCEAGGMANATILELL
- a CDS encoding ATP-binding protein, with protein sequence MAGRQGDAGVQLCLHTLTSDTRGERPCFLHHRARVRTFVQRAGRPGPPPAAVGPRPGALQDICDDAVNRLGNAPATGDAVLLLARTGVFPADQVASWDLDNQPESVGQARARTRRRLATWGVDDETAYTTELIVSELVTNAIRYGAPPVQLRLIKGRTLTCEVHDSSPSAPHVRHARTVDEGGRGLFISAQLSEDWGVRNTSDTGGKTVWAEQPLPAQPPATETA
- a CDS encoding acyl-CoA-like ligand-binding transcription factor — its product is MSADDMPLGLRERKKRATRDALADVALRMAADRGIENVTVEAVTDAVGVSARTFFNYFPCLEDAVTRPDPDTAERARRAVLNAPKELSALHALREAIGQELAHIEEDHERWELQTAALRKSPSLLPGFLAAQGADERALVAVVAERLGQDPESDLHPRLLTHVTIAAVRAAVELWVASGRTRTFQSIYSEAFASLAAGLSD